tttattaaggGCTGTGCAAGATTTGGGTAGTCCTTGAATTTTTCATCTTATTCAATACTTAAGCAAAAAATACTTAATTGCGTTGATTTTGCTACTGCTGCTGGGCCACTGTTCTATGTGGATATCTACATGCTTATGCTTCAGAATATTTAATAGAGTTCCTTCAATCTACAGATGGAGTTTTGACGGCTGTTCAAACATTAGCATCTACGGCATTGTGCGGGATAATACACTCTGTTGTTGGAGGCCAGCCATTGTTAATTCTTGGAGTGGCAGAGCCAACTGTAATTATGTATACCTTCTTATTTAACTTTGCTAAAGACAGACCGGAATTGGGACCAAAGCTCTTTCTAGCGTGGACTGGATGGTACCGTTCTGCTCTTTCCTGTAAAAATAATATCCGATCTTAAACTCTGCTAGGCATCATTTATTCTTATAATTACCTTTTTCATTGCGATACATAACTTAGTTCAGCTTTTAAACTTGCAGGGTATGCGTGTGGACTGCAATCTTACTGTTTCTACTAGCTGTCCTTGGAGCTTGTTCAATCATAAATAGGTTTACTCGTCTCGCTGGTGAATTATTTGGCCTTCTTATAGCGATGCTTTTTATGCAGCAAGCTATCAAAGTGAGTCAAATATCCGTCAGTTTGTTCTGTCTTTAAGCTttcaatgatgatgaagatttgaTTCTGGCCAAAAAGAATTAAGGtttcaatcagcttattccaACATATTATGAGTGCTGCGTGCTATTCATGAAGTCCCTGGAATTGCACCCTATGCATCTTGCCAAGCTGGACGTCAATTTGGCATTTTGTTACTTTTCAGGGGCTGGTCGATGAATTTCGCTTACCTGAAAGAGAAAATCCCAGTCTTGCTGAATTCCAACCCCCATGGAGATTTGCAAATGGCATGTTTGCTTTGGTCTTGTCATTTGGGCTTCTGCTTACAGCATTAAGAAGCAGAAAAGCAAGATCTTGGAAATATGGATCTGGCAAGTTTCTGAAACCTCAAAGGTCTCATGTGAAACAAATGTCCCATTCTGTGCTGTGCAGACTACATACACAgtttaaaattcatttattcTGCGTGCAATCATTTACCTTATCCTATGGCCTATCTTTTACTTatgaaatatattaaaatggaAATTCTGCTTTTCTGTCAGTCCAATGTCATGTTATAACGGGACTTAAAAACCAGTCATGATTTACATGGATTCTAGTTATTGCACTCTGAAAATTAGTCTTAAAATGCATATCTTTCTAGTTAACACACTTAAAGTTAATCAAGGTTGTAAGTTTTGCTCAACCCACTACAGGGTCGCTTCGAGGCTTCATTGCGGATTATGGCGTGCCATTGATGGTTCTGGTCTGGACAGCAATTTCATATGCACCAGCTGGAAGTATTCCCAAAGGAATACCAAGGCGCCTCTTCAGTCCAAATCCGTGGTCTCCTGGTGCGTATGAGAATTGGGGTGTTATAAAGGTATGAGTAACTAGATATTCTACTTATGTTTATTATTGTTATCCTATTTGGACTCTATCGATTAGGTGATACATTTTTTCATGTAATGACTGACAGGACATGGTAAAAGTACCTGTGCTCTATATCATAGGAGCTTTTATTCCGGCAACAATGATTGCGGTGCTTTATTATTTTGACCACAGCGTAGCTTCCCAACTTGCTCAGCAGAAGGAATTTAACTTGAGAAAACCATCTTCTTTCCACTACGATCTACTTCTTCTGGGGTTTCTGGTATGAAGATTGACTTGCTATATCATTGCTTTCTACCAAAGTTCTTATCTTCTTTGCTTAATTGCATGACAGACAATACTATGCGGTCTTCTGGGGATCCCTCCATCAAATGGTGTCATACCACAGTCCCCCATGCATACGAAAAGTTTAGCTACACTTAAGCATCAGGTACCTCCCATTTACAGCTTCTGCTGTAGAAGTAGTGGTCATGTACCCAGATCCATTTTTGATTATGCTATTATGGTTAGTTGATTGGCATTGAAGTTATTTAATGTCAGGCTTTTTGCAATATGTTTATGCTATGCAGTTACTTCGGAATCGGCTTGTATCGACTGCCCGTAAATGCATGGGTAAGAATGCAAGTATGGGGCAAGTCTACGGAAGTATGCAGGAAGCCTACCAACAAATGCAGACCCCACTTTTTTACCAGGCACCATCTACTCTGGTAAGATGACACAACACCAGTTCTTTTAGATTGAACCTAATCCAACCTCTACCTGTATCTAAGTGTCCAATCTACTGAAAGAAAAGAGCTTAACCCTTCTTGCTAGCATCAGAGTACTTCCTAGTAGAAGACTTGTGATTGAAAATCTTGATATTTATTTCACAAATGATCACTCTACTGTAAAATAGGGGCTGAAGGATTTGAAGGACTCAACAATTCAAATGGCTTCCAGCATGGGGCACATGGATGCCCCCGTTGATGAAACTGTGTTTGATGTTGAGAAAGAAATCGATGATTTATTGCCAGTGGAGGTGAAAGAACAAAGGCTCAGTAACTTGCTTCAAGCTGCAATGGTTGGTGGATGTGTTGCAGCCATGCCTCTGCTGAAGAAGATCCCAACCTCAGTGCTGTGGGGCTATTTTGCCTTCATGGCCATTGAAAACCTTCCTGGTAACCAGTTCTGGGAGAGGATCTTACTGCTTTTCACTGCTCCAAGCCGAAGATACAAGTAGCTATTTCTCAGATCTTCCTCTCAGATTAAATCTTTTTCACTGCATATTTTTCGAACTGCACATATTTATCTGCTCTCACTTCTAAATCGTTTTCTTCAGAGTGCTGGAGGAGTATCATGCTACTTTCGTGGAAACCGTACCCTTCAAGACAATCGTGGTTTTCACATTATTCCAGACCTCGTATTTGCTCGTCTGTTTTGGGATTACGTGGGTTCCACTCGCTGGGGTACTTTTCCCACTGATGATCATGGCTTTAGTTCCAGTGAGACAATACATTTTGCCCAAGTTCTTCAAAGTGGCCCACCTTCAAGATTTAGATGCTGCAGAGTATGTAGAGGCGCCTGCCGTATCATTCCATCTTTCACCGGTACAGTACTATTTATACTTCATTGCCTAATAATGTCAAATTTAGATCTTCCACTTAAGTACATCACGTGCCTCTGAGGGAAGTTCTCTGCAGTTCGAGCACTTTAAACGGTCTTGCAATGTTCTCTATATCCTGAACCAGTCGAGAATCAAGATAGCTTTTAATTCTTGGACATTTGATGTGCCGTTGTCATATCAGGAACGAAGGATGAGCAGGGCCACATCATTTGCTGACGATGGAGAGGTTTTAGACAGTATGATTACTCGAAGCAGGGGCGAGATCAGGCGCACCGGCAGTTCTAAGGCAACTAGCTCCTGCGCAACACCGTCTAGAGAGTTAAAAGGCATCCAGAGCCCTCGGATTTACAGCCCACGCATCAGTGAACTGCGAGGGGATCAAAGTCCTCAGCTCAGTGGAAGAAGTCCTTCCAGTCCAAGGACCAGACCATCGAATTTAGGGAAAACTGGCTAGGGATTACATGGATTATCAATACAATAAGTAGTAGTAGATCATAAAAAGAAGCTACCATGCAGCCTGCCATAACATATTTCGTAGCTCTATTTAAATAGATTTCTCCTCTTCGTCAATAGTAATTGTAACATATCTTGGCGTCAATATTCACTTCTGCTGGAAATCTGTAACCGGGGATCGGTGTTAATGATGAAATATCAGTGTCCTTTATTTCTGCAGTACTTTTTCAGACTTCGAGAGAAACAGTTGAGAGAAGGCAACCCCTTCTCCAAACACCAACACATAATAGGATGAATGAGGATTGAGAATACGTAGGTCGATGTCCCATTACATGATACAATGCACTTATTTGTAACAATGGGAAGACTTAGGGTGACGTTTTGCTGTTGCAGTGGAGAGAAAGAACGCGACAGATGAAATGGCGGACATTGTCGGTAACGATGCTAAGAAGTCGAAGAAGTGAAATCACTCAGAGCCCCAAGTTCATAATGCAGTGAAGTATCTAGTGGAGACCACacagagaaaatgatgatagTGACCGGTAAGAGAATCATTTGACGGAGAAGGCCTCTGAATCAAGCACCCATGTCCTGATTTTCTCAAGAGGGCCGGGGAATGCAAATGTCCCGTTGATCCAGAAGTTCCACCATCCGAGGCTAACAAGAAAGTCTTCATTGCAGTGAGAGGACCAAGAGGGAATGATTTGGAGTTTGAATCATAGATATCATAGTGAATGAAAGTAAAAAGTAGTGGCCATGTTTCTTCCCATGCACCCTCCGTCTATACGAAGCAACACAAGGGGTCCATGTCACTTGATCTATGTAGCATCTTAATGGGGTCACTCATCTAGATTGGCATGCAGAATCTTAATCACTTTGTACTGCAGTGTCACTGGTGAAGTGAAAAAAGTACTCCCTTTGCAGAAGTTGAATCTAAGCAACTCCTTTTGGTCGGCCACACAATTTCACTCAATCTAGCAGAAGAAATAACTGATAATAGACTGAATTAGCCTGGAAAGTGAAAGGGTGCATGAACTTCCAGCTTTTTCGAACTTTGTTCAACAAACACTCCACTTCCCTAGCAAGACTATTACTCAAACACTCCACTTCCCTAGCAAGACTATTACTTTCATCATAAGCCGGTTCTTCAGATATAAGCAACAACTACAATAtcacacttttctttttcttttttttccggGGCTGGAAACAACCATAAATTGCTCATTGCCGTGAAAATCGATCCTGCAGTCAAATGCATTTCCTTTCCAAGTTGTGACATTATCACATATTGTGACCATATCCATTGGTAGACCTCCAAAAGCAACCCACTGACCCATGTCCGTTTCTGCAGTGCAAATTGCTTGCAGTTTTATGTTACCATCACCATCCAATGCAACAATGGGGAATACAAGAAGAGGTGTCTTCTGGCTAATGAAGCAAAATTTACTTCATAGACAGTCAAAACCTCTTTAACATATCCTTTGAAACATATGATAAACTATGACATTACGAGCCTTTGCTGAATTTGCGACCCGTCATCTTCTCTGATTCATACAGTATATGGTTTATCAGCCCCCTCGCCGcactgaaaattaaaaagaaaagaaaaaaaaagaaagattaatcAGAACCTCGGAAACGCTTCTTCAGTCAAGATAACAAAAAGTTTTACGTTTTGTTCATCTGCAAATTCTTCTGCAGTCTGACGCTGGATCCCACCAAATAAAATAGAATCTAACAAAGTTCATATGGCCTAATCCAGGTCTCCACAACATTATGGAGATAACATGCATAAAGAATTTCATCATATAACAGTCGAATCCTTTCCACATAAATCCTaaacaatttccttttctttgaaagaagaaaaaccaaaacaagaCTGTTAATGCTACCAAATAGGCATTGTCAAACTCACTCATCCTTTAGTTTCTGGATTTTCTCAGGATCTGTCTCATGCATGTTCCTTCTAAATTGCTGCCTCACCAAGTTGACAAGAAGCTGAGTATTGTGTTGCTGCACAAATGTaagtgaagagaaaaaaagtcagTTCCTCAGCTGCACGAAATATGAAAAGTATATACATGGAAGAAGTGGGCTcaaattatatacattacttCCCGCTTAAACTGCTTTCAAATTTCAGCAGACATTTCAATTAAACATCATTAGTTCAGAAACCTTAAATTTAACGAACCAATGACAAAATTAAGACACAAATGTGCAAGACGATTGAAATTTTCCAACTTCCATATCATGATCTTGCCATTTAGGTCAGAAAGACTCAACTAAAAGCTTGACCACTGTTTATGCAGCAACGCCACAttgccattctttttttttgggtaaattccATCTTATGGGAAAGTCTTCTCCAAGTCAATTTAGAATATCAGATTGCATTAAAATTACTCGAGAGTAAATGGTGTCCATCAAGAGGAATATGTTCAATGAGAAAGTACAGTCCTTCCAACTCAAATAAAGACATTGAAGGAGTTGAGACCATAGTatgtaaaaaaaatgaatttctgcTACTTATATTGCAGCTGTAACTTGTACGGTCTGGGGGAAGCATCTGGTCCAACATGCCAAATTACACATATAAGCTCAAATTTGCCAAGACATCTGTTTGCTGCCACTATATATGGCCATAAAAAACTTTAGCCTGCCTACTGCACCTAATCAGATTAACTTCAGAGGGAGGCAAATTTTTAGTCAAACAGGGTAATTCCAATTCATGGTAGAATTCGCTTGTAAAAAAATAACTTCAACTTATTCGAATACTGCAAGCATATAAAATGGAAATACAAAGACAATGTCCCTCTTAAACACATTATCATTCAAACAAAAGCCATCCAATAAGTTTTAAGCAATGTACCATAAGAGCGTAACAAAATTAAAGCTACCATCATTTCTTACACAATAATTCATCAATTCACTCGATTTCAAAGAATCCAATTTCAAAATGGAAACGCTAAGCCAACAGGCCATTCACTTCAGCATATATTAGCTAAAAGCTATATAACAAAAAAGTCTAATGAAGAAAGGAGGTGTACCTGATGCCCTATGTATTTCGCTCTTCGAAGGCACTCGCGATAAAGCTGCAACGACCAATAGGGCGAACAATGAAACAACAAATACAAGCAATTactccccccccaaaaaaaaaaaaaaaaaaaaaaaaaaaaaaggcatagtAGAATTGGAATAAATGAAAGGAAACCAACCTCGAATGATGTAATTTCTTAACAATAGCAAATGAGAAATACACGAAAGAGAAAAACACACCGACCCTTATGACACTGTCCGCGAGTTCCGGAGGCAAAGCTGTCTGCAGAGACGGCatctcgattctctctctccacctgaTGCAAACGAAAACCACAGCTTCCAAAGATTACAAGGGAAACAGAAGAAGGGAACGAAACCCAAAATCGCAATCAACAATCTTTTGCGCAAGAATCCAAAGGGGAGTGGGCAGAATCAAAACTTTCGGAAAGATCACAGGGTTTTTTCCAGAACCGGGCGTGCATCAACTTCATGGTATCGTAATCAAGGCTCAAGCTAGCATATTTCAATAGCCATATATCGATGAacaagaaggaaggaaggaggaggaggaagagggtaCCTGGTTAAGCAGCAGTAGCAGGAACAGGGATTTTGGACGAGGAAAACCAGGAAGACCCTGAACTGAGAGAGTTCGTATCAAGCTGGTGATGCGGTGCGCTCATGCGGTGCAAACGGGCCTGGCCATGTCGGCCCGAGACTGCTGCATAAAAGCCTAGATCGGGCGGACAACTCATGTCTTCAGTGTTACATTCGGATCGTcgcgtttgataacaaaaaCATGTGTTTACGAAGTACATTTCACTGAAAATGGACGAGAAAGGTATCGATATCGAGTTGAGTCGTATCGTGCCATGTCGAGTTTAGATTCCTTTTGAGAAATTCGGGATGTTTTAGGCAGCGTCACCCCTAGCCCAAGCAGCAATGAGGGCCGGCTTGCTCGAGTCATCAGCTAAGCAACATTGACACTGACACTGACACGCGACACAACACAACACGACACGCGGACACGTCGTTTTTCAACAAACAGAGAATTCCAACACGTTGGgatacgttgtatattaaatatatatttttatataattatcatttttataattatttcaatcaaattaatttgaatcaaattcataaataaataaataaataatagaataaatatatactaaaaacattattctgccatttattaatatcattcattgtttcaatttgacaaattcaaatctatttcaataattcataaaacttggagaaaaaacaaatgattcatattttgaactcacatgttagatatgttggaaagaggaaaaaaaaacttaatgagTGAATTATGTATCACAGGAAGTGGGAatcaagagagaagagaatactaggtttttattctttctccatttattatttttattattgtgttttattttttgacatatatattttaacctctcatttattgaatttttaaaattgatcttgaTATCGGAATTACATGTTGGAAACTCGTATATTAGAATTCCAACTCAAGTGTCGAAAAGTGTCGAGAAAGTTGACAAAGTGtgggattttccgacacgtgttgactTAGTGTTCGAGAGTATTAGGCACGTATCGAAGTGTCGACACGACACGAAAACTCTTGGAAAGTGTCAGTGCTTTATAGGTCATTTACCTGATCATTTTTTGCTTGGGTGATTAGATGTGTGTGAATAAATATATGTGGAGAATAAGGCACCTAGAAGTCTCGGATGTGCGCTTGCGACTCTGAGTTCAATGCAAAGTCAACTCTAGCATACCTAAATTTGGTTACCTCTTAGTTCAATCGACAATAATCGATTCCTAGTGGGAGGTAGGGAATTTGCAAAAACTTAATTTCGATTTAGTTAGCGACAAGTATCACCATCGTGGTTTATACATGGTGGGCACGGCTACTAATCTTTTTGTGTGATTGAAATCTACTTTTGACATGACCATTATATCATGTGGatctcggaaaaaaaaaatgaacattgGAGTCACTAGCTAAAAAGCCAGCTTTCGTGCATAAGTTCTTGGTTGAGAGTTGCAGATCCATTTTGGTGGCCTTTGCTTGCTACCTCACGTTGCCTGGGAATGCAACACCACAGTGTAAATGGGTTACTATTGATGCagcccgcattgaagaccaactctcgaccaagaagatcagcccgcattcaagctcgacgaaaccgagaagccgtatcgacatcttgagtccatcccggaagTTGGAAAGACACCTTGCCATGAAGACGTTATGCTTTTACTATTTCTGCTAATTTTAATGTTATGTCTTTATTTCTCTTAGTTTTAATGTTctatctttatttctcctagtttcaatgctccgtctttatttctttaatgataTAAGCCCAATTTCTTGTAGAAGACGAacaacttttgatgaatgaaaaaaaaaaaaaaaaaactttgctttGAAGCAAGTATGGTGAACGTTGTAGAGTTCATTcctttgaaaacctagaagaatTTTCACTTCCGTTCTTAAATAGTCGGAGCTTTTGAAattgcatccttgaagagttgcaatcatcgatctagaagaatcggtgccccctcaacttccttggaggcctagaagagcaaccaatggagtttctatcttttcctattctgtttgtttttttccaacccaatttcgaccaTCCTACaatgcttatttcagaaaatccAAAACATATAAATTGTAGATccgtctttgttcatttggctttggaatcaggtcgatTTGATCTGTATCAACAAAGATACGACTATTCTCCTAAGcttgcgcagtgctgaaatttctgttcGTCTTGTTTCCCGTGCGCGAGTCACTCTCCtgatcctattgtttgagaaagcctaccctTGGCTTGCATCAACTATGGACAACGGAATTCAATGGTCCAAATCTGGTGATGGTATGAATTGTCACAACATTATAAAAATATGTATGATAAAGTAGAAATCCAACATAATACAATGGAGGAGAAAAAGACAGAAACCCCCAGTCAAAAGGTGCAAAAGGAAAGAGACCCAGTAATACTAACACACTTCACCACACGATTAGGGATAAGCCCCAGTAGGGATGGAGCCTGATGGGGAAAAGGCAAGATCTAATCAAGACCCAAATGCAGATAATTGGCTCCTGATGTGCCTCTATACAAATGTGGCAATTTTCTTATGTCACTAGTGAAATTTATAATGCTATGATGTCTTGTTTGTCCTTCCCTAGCGACCATAAGCAGAGCTCCCTGCCACAGCCTGAGGCTACCAATTTTGTAGGCAAGCAACGGGAGGGATGGTCGGGGTCTCCTGGACGCCGAAGGCGTTCCAGCAGTACGGCTCATCGACGAGGTCGCCCACGTGAGGCAGCAGCTCGACCTCCGATATTCTGATGTTGGTACACCCCACTGCGTCGCTGCACGCGAAGCGGATTGGTGGTTTGATCATGTTGTAGGTGCCCTTGATGTTGCGGTAGGAGAGGCCGGACACATACACGGCCGAGCTCTGGTTCCGGCAAACCTTGTTGCTGCAGTAGTACTGGTCCACGATGATGGAGTTGAGGACGTTCTGCATCCGGATGTTCTCGTAGGAGATGTCCGTGACCGACCCGCTCCCCCCCTGCCACGTCTTGATGCGGAGCCCATTGTCGGAATCCCTGATCACCGCGTTGCGGACTGTTATATTCGAGACCCACGCCTGCGAGTTATTCGCTCCCAAGCTCCCGATGCTGTCGCCAAATAACGCGAATGAGTAACTCAGTTCGGCTTAGCTTGGTATCGTGGagaatttgttaatttaggaGCATGTCTCCAGTTCTTTTTTCTACATTTCTTGTTGTCCTTTCTATGATTGTAGCCTTAAGAAGTGTAAAGCCGGCCTTAAGAAGTGTAAAGCTAGAGTGTTTCCAAGAAGCTCCTATAAAAAGCTATCCATCTTCCTTGTTCAATGTcctaattatttatatcatccACGCAAAGTGATTGTTACAAAAGAAAGCTACTTTTACCTGTGTCAAGCTACTTTTATCTGTGTCTCCCAGAGAAAAAATAGGGCATTGTGGGGTTGCAAGCAAAAAGAACCCAATCAAGTTAAAGTTACTTGTGAAGCTCTCAATCTAAAGTTCCTAATCTTAAACCTTCTTCCTGATATGACTCGTTGCTTGTTAGTTGTTAAGGAAGACACGTACTAGTTCCTTTGCTGTGAAAATCAGGTCCGGTTCTTAAAGCAAGCTATTTTTCTTCACATTTAGTTGGTAGACATCAGATGATCTAGCTTGTTTGGAGGGGAGTAAAAGAAAGGGTACCTGATCCCGTGACTCGGCCCGCAAGTAACACCCTCGATGTGGACATTCGAAGATCCAGTTCCGATGGAGATGCAATCATCACCTGTTTATATCATCCACCGCAAGGAGCCGATAAATGAAGCAATGGACAAGTGTAATCTTGAGATAAAACGAGACAGTTACATTTGATTTGAGTACCATTTGAGATCATGCTGTTGTATATCCCCACAGATCTTGTGTACCCTATGTGGATGCCGTCTGTGTTGGGGCTAAGTTTTGGGGAATATATGGACAGCTTTTCGACCAACACTCCTAGGCAGACGTCGAACTTCATGTGGAATTGAGGGCTGTTCTGGATTCGTAATCTGTTGACTGCCAAATTTGCGCTCATGAAGAATACTATCATCTGAAAATGAACCATATAAATGCTGGTCAGCACTCTAAATAGAAAAGACAATAGTATTGCTGCATCTGAATAGTTGGAGTCATGGATTAGTTTACTTACAACAGGGCTGTCGCACGGTCCTGGCAACGTTGTCCCATTTGGACCCTGAAATTTCGATCACAAGAATGTATAGATTTAGAGACAAGTTTTTGCTTTTACCCGACTTGAAAGGTGAAAATATTGGGTTGCAGAAAAGTTTGGTTATACAGATGCTGATACAATAATTTGACATGTTGAGTTCAATCACCCTGTGGGGCTTGCAAGGAAGATCCCACCACGGCTCGCCGTTGCCTTCAATAGTTCCCTTCCCCGTCAGAGTCATGTTGTTGAGCTGGTAGAACCTGAGCCATTGCTTCTTGCTATCTGCTTTCGGCCAACGATCCGGTCCATTTGGCTGCAGCAAGACCCCATCTACCTGTTTAGACATTTGAAAGCTTACATTAGCAACGGAAATGTTCATAAAATGTGCGTCTTAAAGAAACATGCCAAGAActttgaaaagggaaaagtgtGATACTTTTTTCTGGCTGTAAGTTATCTAATAATTTGTGAAATCACTATGCTGTACAATGACTTGCATTCATTCTCGacagaataaatttgtcacgttCCAAATGGCTTAACAAGTGTTGGTTCAAAAAAGGAAGAGTACTAACGAGTGCTTCAGGAAAATTTACTGGAGTCATAGTAGCGATCTTTGCGGGTATAAATGGAGACGAAGCCAATCCTTACTTGGAACACGAGCCCCGGTTTGCATGGGCCCGAGAAGTTCGTGGAAGTGATTGCGAATGTGTAGCCTGAGGGAGCAAGGACGACACCCGACTCCACTGCGCATGCTGCCTTCCAGGCTGCCTTGAAGGCGGGGGTGTCATCAGCCAACCCATTTCCAACTGCCCCGAATGTGGTCACGTCAAAGATGCCGCTGGAGCTGGAGTGGCACGGCTCAGGGCTAGGCACGGTCGGCACAGGCAAGTAGGTGGGGGATGGAGGGGGAGGCATTTGTGGGTTTGAACTCGAGCCCTTGTGAGGATTCTTCTTATGGCCCTTGTGGCAGTGATGTCTTCCTTCCACATTGCTGGCGTTTTGGAGGAACAAAGCCAGGAAAATCCAAATGAGCACCAATTCTTGAACTTTCTCCATGGTAAGTGAATATTTCCAGAGGAATTTAATCAAATTGACCAGAAGAAAATGATCTTTGCTCTGTGATAATGAATGTCACATCCTCAGGATTCAATTCTAGGagtggttatttttttttagcccCTCCTGAAGATGCAAAATTTCAAGAGATCAAAGTGCTTGCTTTGAACAAATAATGGACGACAAAGAGAAGCAGCAAAATGAATGAGAGGGAGTATATGAATCAGGGGCCTCAAGAGAAGTTGCTTGGCAGAGGACCATTCTGAGGCATCATGGCCTCTGAATATATATACTCACCAGAAATCTTCCTGGGGAGACGCTGACAGGTGTCGAGTTCTGGTTGATCCGAGCATCGCCATCTCTAAGGAAAAGGAGTTGGTGTTGGTGGTCTTTTGGAAGAGCTTTTTTCTCTTGGAAGTTGGTTTTTCTGTGGCAAATTTTAGGCATTGTGTCTGATATTCTTGAGTGGAGGCATCATCTTACTTTGAGTGCGTGTCTCTCTCTTTTGGTCTTGGCTTTTTATTAGAGTAATGATGCTGGTCATAATAACATTTTCCTCTGCTTTATTCTATGTACTGTGGTCCAACGACctctccgtttgtcacaatATTCTGCTTTTTTCCACCTCTATTGCACTTGCTTCTTGTTCTGATAAGATTTGGAGAAGTGCATCTCAAACGGTTCCAAACCTGTGAGCTGATTTGAGGCCCTCGTTTTCTCAAAAGGCTTGCAAGGAAACCAGATTCTTGTCTTCTTGGGAATTTTCTTGTACTACAGAAAGGCTTCTCAGGCACGTGGGGATATCTACACTGCACCCTTCATGGAAATTCGTCAAGATCTCATGGTTTTCCAACCTGTGGTTGACGATATGATCTGATAAATTGAGTCTAgacgattttctttttccaaattttagaaCGACAGGACAGTGTTGCACAACTCGACGGATGTTCGTGACTggtgaacaaaaagaaaacagagaaagatAGCTTGACCAGAGGATTTGGCATAGTTTTCTTTGCTGGTGATGCATAGCACATAAGATCCTTCTTCCCCCATTTTGTCAGAGATTCGCCGCAGACACCAAAATTCCTTCATTTCTTTCCCAGTTCGACGAGACCAGTGTGCAATTCCAGCTTATAACTGCGATCCCACATGGAAGGCCGTTGCCTGACAGCGAAAGAAAACAGAGCCgagttaagaaaagaaaaacagagggaATCCACCGAGCGAGGATAGCGGCGAGGGAAAA
This genomic stretch from Eucalyptus grandis isolate ANBG69807.140 chromosome 3, ASM1654582v1, whole genome shotgun sequence harbors:
- the LOC104415275 gene encoding probable boron transporter 2 gives rise to the protein MEETFVPFRGIKNDLQGRLLCYKQDWTGGLRAGFRILAPTTYIFFASAIPVISFGEQLERNTDGVLTAVQTLASTALCGIIHSVVGGQPLLILGVAEPTVIMYTFLFNFAKDRPELGPKLFLAWTGWVCVWTAILLFLLAVLGACSIINRFTRLAGELFGLLIAMLFMQQAIKGLVDEFRLPERENPSLAEFQPPWRFANGMFALVLSFGLLLTALRSRKARSWKYGSGSLRGFIADYGVPLMVLVWTAISYAPAGSIPKGIPRRLFSPNPWSPGAYENWGVIKDMVKVPVLYIIGAFIPATMIAVLYYFDHSVASQLAQQKEFNLRKPSSFHYDLLLLGFLTILCGLLGIPPSNGVIPQSPMHTKSLATLKHQLLRNRLVSTARKCMGKNASMGQVYGSMQEAYQQMQTPLFYQAPSTLGLKDLKDSTIQMASSMGHMDAPVDETVFDVEKEIDDLLPVEVKEQRLSNLLQAAMVGGCVAAMPLLKKIPTSVLWGYFAFMAIENLPGNQFWERILLLFTAPSRRYKVLEEYHATFVETVPFKTIVVFTLFQTSYLLVCFGITWVPLAGVLFPLMIMALVPVRQYILPKFFKVAHLQDLDAAEYVEAPAVSFHLSPERRMSRATSFADDGEVLDSMITRSRGEIRRTGSSKATSSCATPSRELKGIQSPRIYSPRISELRGDQSPQLSGRSPSSPRTRPSNLGKTG
- the LOC104415273 gene encoding uncharacterized protein LOC104415273 is translated as MPSLQTALPPELADSVIRLYRECLRRAKYIGHQQHNTQLLVNLVRQQFRRNMHETDPEKIQKLKDDAARGLINHILYESEKMTGRKFSKGS
- the LOC104415272 gene encoding polygalacturonase At1g48100-like, yielding MPKICHRKTNFQEKKALPKDHQHQLLFLRDGDARINQNSTPVSVSPGRFLSKDHFLLVNLIKFLWKYSLTMEKVQELVLIWIFLALFLQNASNVEGRHHCHKGHKKNPHKGSSSNPQMPPPPSPTYLPVPTVPSPEPCHSSSSGIFDVTTFGAVGNGLADDTPAFKAAWKAACAVESGVVLAPSGYTFAITSTNFSGPCKPGLVFQVDGVLLQPNGPDRWPKADSKKQWLRFYQLNNMTLTGKGTIEGNGEPWWDLPCKPHRGPNGTTLPGPCDSPVMIVFFMSANLAVNRLRIQNSPQFHMKFDVCLGVLVEKLSIYSPKLSPNTDGIHIGYTRSVGIYNSMISNGDDCISIGTGSSNVHIEGVTCGPSHGISIGSLGANNSQAWVSNITVRNAVIRDSDNGLRIKTWQGGSGSVTDISYENIRMQNVLNSIIVDQYYCSNKVCRNQSSAVYVSGLSYRNIKGTYNMIKPPIRFACSDAVGCTNIRISEVELLPHVGDLVDEPYCWNAFGVQETPTIPPVACLQNW